The proteins below come from a single Thunnus thynnus chromosome 10, fThuThy2.1, whole genome shotgun sequence genomic window:
- the cmtm7 gene encoding CKLF-like MARVEL transmembrane domain-containing protein 7, with the protein MSHTVITTTSSRAVGSDGGLNPGYTRTMPGLLKAGQMLALLIAFLCVHCARGWTSWAAFQYFEVVTLWFLIALLIFFLMHLFRLQGRMPCINWPLTEFFHYAVGTVLIFIASIVAAVKSGGVSALVAGSVFGFIATFLMAVSLWTSYSVSCGSHQTGAAV; encoded by the exons ATGTCGCACACcgtcatcaccaccaccagcagccgGGCTGTGGGCTCCGACGGCGGCCTCAACCCGGGATACACCCGCACCATGCCGGGGCTGCTCAAGGCGGGACAGATG CTCGCCCTCCTCATCGCCTTCCTGTGCGTCCACTGTGCTCGCGGTTGGACCAGCTGGGCGGCGTTCCAGTACTTCGAGGTGGTGACGCTGTGGTTCCTCATCGccctcctcatcttcttcctcatGCACCTGTTCAGGCTGCAGGGGAGGATGCCCTGCATCAACTGGCCACTGACG gagTTCTTTCATTACGCCGTCGGGACCGTCCTCATCTTCATCGCCTCCATCGTGGCCGCGGTGAAGAGCGGTGGAGTGTCGGCGCTGGTGGCCGGATCg gtgtttGGCTTCATCGCGACGTTCCTGATGGCCGTTAGTTTGTGGACGTCTTACAGTGTTTCCTGTGGCTCTCATCAGACCG